From Miscanthus floridulus cultivar M001 chromosome 15, ASM1932011v1, whole genome shotgun sequence, the proteins below share one genomic window:
- the LOC136507028 gene encoding luminal-binding protein 4-like, whose protein sequence is MAAGGRRPAVTLPAVLILVCVLVATAPGLQMLLDEDPSTYPDSRPREFWYRRGEVVVIDLGNTNSCVAGYTGSGKTTDDDTMFQFCIPSWVAFTDNGTSLVGEAAKNHAAANPEATIFGFKRLLGLRRNRWYDEDIVQGAIQRVPYKIGTRDYDTAIVQVTASDGSVKQLEFSEVASMVVAELKNKAEEYLGRTVEYAVMTIPQHFAAAHSGAAEYAGKMAGLDVVWTVTEPTAAAVAHGLHTKLRERGTALVLRVGGGSSDASLVVLLDGRFQVFGYRMDNFLGGDDFDDRVVDYFAKRIKLKHGVDISQDRIGLGKLRAACENAKKALSSQDHVQVIVESLVDGVDFSEPLSRSEFEELNDDLFRKVMNLVETAMVNRGGIKWSKSKIGEIVMVGGSAVIPRIQNLVRDYFDGREPNIRRKPDEAMALGAALYVHSL, encoded by the exons ATGGCTGCTGGCGGTCGCCGCCCGGCGGTAACTCTGCCGGCGGTGCTCATCCTCGTATGCGTGCTGGTGGCCACGGCGCCCGGGCTCCAAATGCTCCTTGACGAGGACCCAAGTACGTACCCCGACAGTAGGCCGAGGGAGTTCTGGTACCGGCGCGGAGAAGTGGTCGTCATCGATCTAGGCAACACCAACTCTTGCGTCGCCGGCTACACCGGCTCCGGCAAGACGACCGACGACGACACCATGTTCCAGTTCTGCATCCCCTCCTGGGTCGCCTTCACCGACAACGGCACTTCCCTCGTCGGCGAGGCCGCCAAGAACCACGCCGCCGCCAACCCCGAGGCCACCATCTTCGGTTTCAAACGCTTGCTCGGGCTAAG GCGAAACCGCTGGTACGACGAGGACATCGTGCAGGGAGCCATCCAGCGCGTGCCGTACAAGATCGGTACAAGAGATTACGACACGGCGATCGTCCAAGTGACGGCCAGCGATGGTTCAGTCAAGCAGCTCGAGTTCAGCGAGGTCGCGTCCATGGTAGTGGCTGAGCTCAAGAACAAGGCCGAGGAGTACCTCGGCCGCACGGTCGAGTACGCCGTCATGACCATCCCGCAGCATTTCGCCGCGGCACACAGCGGGGCGGCTGAGTACGCCGGCAAGATGGCCGGGCTGGACGTCGTCTGGACGGTCACAGAGCCGACCGCTGCTGCCGTCGCTCACGGCCTGCACACGAAGCTGCGCGAGCGCGGCACTGCGCTTGTCTTGCGTGTCGGCGGCGGCTCGTCCGACGCGAGCCTTGTGGTGCTGCTGGACGGCAGGTTTCAAGTCTTTGGGTATCGGATGGACAATTTCCTTGGAGGAGACGATTTTGACGACAGGGTCGTGGACTACTTCGCCAAGCGCATCAAGCTGAAGCACGGAGTGGATATCAGTCAGGACAGGATCGGTCTAGGCAAATTGAGGGCGGCATGTGAGAATGCCAAGAAGGCATTGAGCAGTCAAGATCATGTCCAGGTGATTGTTGAGTCCCTCGTTGATGGTGTCGATTTCTCGGAGCCGCTCTCACGGTCGGAGTTTGAGGAACTGAATGATGATCTGTTCCGCAAAGTCATGAACTTGGTGGAAACAGCCATGGTGAACAGAGGTGGTATAAAGTGGAGCAAGAGCAAGATCGGTGAGATTGTTATGGTCGGTGGGAGTGCCGTGATACCCAGGATTCAAAACCTCGTCAGGGATTACTTTGATGGAAGGGAGCCTAACATACGGAGGAAACCGGATGAAGCGATGGCTCTTGGAGCTGCACTTTACGTACATTCTCTTTAG